In a genomic window of Oncorhynchus keta strain PuntledgeMale-10-30-2019 chromosome 28, Oket_V2, whole genome shotgun sequence:
- the lztfl1 gene encoding leucine zipper transcription factor-like protein 1 isoform X3: MAEFGFNEHHQNEAINYMRFARSKRIIRLKTIDSCFEDLKDSRLVEETFTVDEVRDMLDGLQLVVRGEVETELINTAHTNVLLLRQLFSQAEKFYLRLQTDISELENRELLEQVAEFENTEFKNPNKTNQEISKPKLAPLNEGGVSELLNKEISRLQEENNKLKGRLRTLETQAMGALDEKTRAERALKDLQKVKGEQQMATHSQEITSLEDTVAALQEDYQKSLSVNAASQRDLQDNLVSAKHDLLRVQEQLSLAEKELDRKFQQTSAYRNMKEILTKKNEQIKDIRKRLSKYESDE; encoded by the exons ATG GCTGAGTTTGGTTTCAATGAGCACCATCAGAATGAGGCCATCAACTACATGCGCTTTGCACGCTCCAAGAGGATCATCAGACTCAAGACCATTGACTCCTGCTTCGAGGACCTTAAAGACAGCAG GCTAGTGGAGGAGACATTCACAGTGGACGAGGTGCGGGACATGCTGGACGGGCTGCAGCTGGTTGTGCGAGGGGAGGTGGAGACAGAGCTCATCAACACGGCCCACACCAACGTGCTGCTGCTTCGGCAGCTCTTCTCCCAGGCTGAAAAGTTCTACCTCCGTCTGCAGACTGACATATCGGAGCTGGAGAACAG AGAGTTGTTAGAGCAAGTGGCTGAGTTTGAGAATACTGAGTTTAAAAACCCAAATAAG ACTAACCAAGAAATTAGCAAGCCCAAGTTAGCACCGCTGAATGAAGGTGGGGTATCTGAACTTCTCAACAAG GAGATATCAAGGCTACAAGAGGAAAATAATAAGCTCAAAGGCAGGCTCCGGACTTTGGAAACCCAG GCCATGGGTGCGTTGGATGAGAAGACCAGGGCGGAGAGAGCTCTCAAAGACTTGCAGAAGGTCAAGGGGGAACAGCAA ATGGCCACCCATTCTCAGGAGATCACTAGTCTGGAGGACACGGTGGCAGCACTGCAGGAAGACTACCAGAAGTCCCTGAGTGTCAACGCTGCCTCCCAAAGAGATCTGCAGGACAACCTGGTGTCTGCCAAACATGACCTGCTCAGGGTACAGGAACAACTGTCCCTGGCAGAGAAG GAGCTGGACCGGAAGTTCCAACAGACTTCTGCCTACCGCAACATGAAGGAGATCCTCACCAAGAAAAATGAGCAGATCAAGGACATCAGGAAACGGCTTTCAAA ATACGAGTCTGATGAATGA
- the LOC118360466 gene encoding C-C chemokine receptor type 9-like — MEWPLFTALPTDETLSGDYTDDYGTFTETPGGLCDKSWVREFRGLYEPPLFWLIFILGAVGNLMVVFIFTMVRHRLKTMTDVYLLNLAVADLLFLGTLPFWAADATKGWMFGLSLCKLLSAIYKINFFSSMLLLTCISVDRYVAIVQVTKAHNQKNKRLSVSKLTCRAVWIISGLLSLPELIFAQVKPDRRGNSFCVLVYPNNLFNRTKILVLVLQICVGFCLPLLVMVLCYSVIIRTLLQAKSFEKHKALRVIFAVVAVFVLSQLPYNGLLVVDATQAADTTITDCAVLELFDVAGQIAKSLAYTHACINPFLYVFIGVRFQKDLLRLLKLCTCGLSQGGVSKLQAVPNRPSVMSDTETTCALAL; from the exons ATGGAGTGGCCGTTGTTCACTGCACTCCCAACTGATGAAACT CTTTCTGGAGATTACACAGACGACTATGGGACCTTCACTGAGACCCCAGGGGGGCTATGTGACAAGAGCTGGGTGAGGGAGTTTCGGGGTCTCTACGAACCCCCGCTGTTCTGGCTCATCTTCATCTTGGGCGCTGTGGGCAACCTGATGGTGGTCTTCATCTTTACCATGGTGCGCCACCGCCTCAAGACCATGACGGATGTCTACCTACTCAACCTGGCCGTGGCCGACCTTCTCTTCCTGGGCACGCTGCCTTTCTGGGCCGCCGACGCCACAAAGGGCTGGATGTTCGGCCTGAGCCTCTGTAAGCTCCTCTCGGCCATCTACAAGATCAACTTCTTCAGCAGCATGCTGCTGCTCACATGTATCAGCGTGGACCGCTATGTGGCTATCGTCCAGGTTACCAAGGCCCACAACCAGAAGAACAAGAGGCTGTCTGTCAGCAAGCTGACCTGCCGAGCTGTCTGGATCATCTCAGGCCTCCTGTCCCTGCCTGAGTTAATCTTCGCCCAAGTCAAGCCTGACCGTAGGGGCAATTCCTTTTGTGTCTTGGTCTACCCAAACAACCTCTTCAATCGCACCAAGATCCTGGTGCTCGTTCTGCAGATCTGTGTGGGGTTTTGCCTGCCGCTGCTGGTCATGGTGCTGTGCTACTCTGTCATCATCCGCACCCTGCTGCAGGCCAAGAGCTTCGAGAAGCACAAGGCACTCAGGGTCATCTTCGCTGTGGTGGCTGTGTTTGTCCTCTCCCAGCTGCCGTACAATGGGCTACTGGTGGTCGACGCCACGCAGGCCGCCGACACCACCATCACGGACTGTGCTGTATTGGAACTTTTTGATGTCGCTGGTCAAATTGCCAAGAGTCTGGCGTACACCCACGCCTGCATTAACCCCTTCCTTTACGTGTTCATTGGCGTTCGCTTCCAGAAGGATCTGCTGAGGCTGCTGAAGCTGTGCACCTGCGGCCTGAGCCAAGGAGGTGTCAGTAAGCTGCAGGCCGTCCCCAACCGCCCTTCTGTCATGTCTGACACTGAGACTACCTGTGCCCTCGCCTTGTAA
- the lztfl1 gene encoding leucine zipper transcription factor-like protein 1 isoform X1: protein MRFARSKRIIRLKTIDSCFEDLKDSRLVEETFTVDEVRDMLDGLQLVVRGEVETELINTAHTNVLLLRQLFSQAEKFYLRLQTDISELENRELLEQVAEFENTEFKNPNKTNQEISKPKLAPLNEGGVSELLNKEISRLQEENNKLKGRLRTLETQAMGALDEKTRAERALKDLQKVKGEQQMATHSQEITSLEDTVAALQEDYQKSLSVNAASQRDLQDNLVSAKHDLLRVQEQLSLAEKELDRKFQQTSAYRNMKEILTKKNEQIKDIRKRLSKYESDE from the exons ATGCGCTTTGCACGCTCCAAGAGGATCATCAGACTCAAGACCATTGACTCCTGCTTCGAGGACCTTAAAGACAGCAG GCTAGTGGAGGAGACATTCACAGTGGACGAGGTGCGGGACATGCTGGACGGGCTGCAGCTGGTTGTGCGAGGGGAGGTGGAGACAGAGCTCATCAACACGGCCCACACCAACGTGCTGCTGCTTCGGCAGCTCTTCTCCCAGGCTGAAAAGTTCTACCTCCGTCTGCAGACTGACATATCGGAGCTGGAGAACAG AGAGTTGTTAGAGCAAGTGGCTGAGTTTGAGAATACTGAGTTTAAAAACCCAAATAAG ACTAACCAAGAAATTAGCAAGCCCAAGTTAGCACCGCTGAATGAAGGTGGGGTATCTGAACTTCTCAACAAG GAGATATCAAGGCTACAAGAGGAAAATAATAAGCTCAAAGGCAGGCTCCGGACTTTGGAAACCCAG GCCATGGGTGCGTTGGATGAGAAGACCAGGGCGGAGAGAGCTCTCAAAGACTTGCAGAAGGTCAAGGGGGAACAGCAA ATGGCCACCCATTCTCAGGAGATCACTAGTCTGGAGGACACGGTGGCAGCACTGCAGGAAGACTACCAGAAGTCCCTGAGTGTCAACGCTGCCTCCCAAAGAGATCTGCAGGACAACCTGGTGTCTGCCAAACATGACCTGCTCAGGGTACAGGAACAACTGTCCCTGGCAGAGAAG GAGCTGGACCGGAAGTTCCAACAGACTTCTGCCTACCGCAACATGAAGGAGATCCTCACCAAGAAAAATGAGCAGATCAAGGACATCAGGAAACGGCTTTCAAA ATACGAGTCTGATGAATGA
- the lztfl1 gene encoding leucine zipper transcription factor-like protein 1 isoform X2, translating into MINKNRMHLSSMSSLIAKGLNIYVNKAEFGFNEHHQNEAINYMRFARSKRIIRLKTIDSCFEDLKDSRLVEETFTVDEVRDMLDGLQLVVRGEVETELINTAHTNVLLLRQLFSQAEKFYLRLQTDISELENRELLEQVAEFENTEFKNPNKTNQEISKPKLAPLNEGGVSELLNKEISRLQEENNKLKGRLRTLETQAMGALDEKTRAERALKDLQKMATHSQEITSLEDTVAALQEDYQKSLSVNAASQRDLQDNLVSAKHDLLRVQEQLSLAEKELDRKFQQTSAYRNMKEILTKKNEQIKDIRKRLSKYESDE; encoded by the exons atgatcaataaaaacaggatgcacctgagctcaatgtcgagtctcatagcaaagggtctgaatatttatgtaaataag GCTGAGTTTGGTTTCAATGAGCACCATCAGAATGAGGCCATCAACTACATGCGCTTTGCACGCTCCAAGAGGATCATCAGACTCAAGACCATTGACTCCTGCTTCGAGGACCTTAAAGACAGCAG GCTAGTGGAGGAGACATTCACAGTGGACGAGGTGCGGGACATGCTGGACGGGCTGCAGCTGGTTGTGCGAGGGGAGGTGGAGACAGAGCTCATCAACACGGCCCACACCAACGTGCTGCTGCTTCGGCAGCTCTTCTCCCAGGCTGAAAAGTTCTACCTCCGTCTGCAGACTGACATATCGGAGCTGGAGAACAG AGAGTTGTTAGAGCAAGTGGCTGAGTTTGAGAATACTGAGTTTAAAAACCCAAATAAG ACTAACCAAGAAATTAGCAAGCCCAAGTTAGCACCGCTGAATGAAGGTGGGGTATCTGAACTTCTCAACAAG GAGATATCAAGGCTACAAGAGGAAAATAATAAGCTCAAAGGCAGGCTCCGGACTTTGGAAACCCAG GCCATGGGTGCGTTGGATGAGAAGACCAGGGCGGAGAGAGCTCTCAAAGACTTGCAGAAG ATGGCCACCCATTCTCAGGAGATCACTAGTCTGGAGGACACGGTGGCAGCACTGCAGGAAGACTACCAGAAGTCCCTGAGTGTCAACGCTGCCTCCCAAAGAGATCTGCAGGACAACCTGGTGTCTGCCAAACATGACCTGCTCAGGGTACAGGAACAACTGTCCCTGGCAGAGAAG GAGCTGGACCGGAAGTTCCAACAGACTTCTGCCTACCGCAACATGAAGGAGATCCTCACCAAGAAAAATGAGCAGATCAAGGACATCAGGAAACGGCTTTCAAA ATACGAGTCTGATGAATGA